From one Agrobacterium fabrum str. C58 genomic stretch:
- a CDS encoding BolA family protein encodes MSLRERIETKLRQSFSPERLRVVDESRMHAGHQPDMTGTGETHMRVQIVSESFSGKSRIERHRAINALLKPELDAGLHALAIEAAAPGEPTRF; translated from the coding sequence ATGTCCCTGCGAGAACGCATAGAAACAAAGCTTCGGCAGAGCTTTTCGCCGGAACGCCTGAGGGTTGTCGATGAAAGCCGGATGCATGCTGGCCACCAGCCGGATATGACAGGCACGGGCGAGACGCATATGCGTGTTCAGATAGTGTCTGAAAGCTTTTCCGGCAAGTCTCGCATCGAGCGTCACCGGGCCATCAACGCGCTTTTGAAGCCGGAATTAGACGCTGGGCTGCATGCGCTGGCGATCGAGGCGGCAGCACCGGGGGAGCCGACGCGGTTCTAG
- the aroB gene encoding 3-dehydroquinate synthase: MTPSEIHADERLVHVPLGERAYDILIGPGLIGRAGGEISARLKGRRAAIITDEHVAPLYLEGLMDGLQTDGIEAVSLTLPAGEKTKSFEHLVTVCDAVLSARVERNDAVIALGGGVIGDLAGFAAGIVRRGVRFVQIPTSLLSQVDSSVGGKTGINTRHGKNLVGVFHQPDLVLADTAVLDTLSPREFRAGYAEVVKYGLIDKPDFFFWLEKNWDDIRTGGPARIEAIATSCQAKADVVVADEKENGVRALLNLGHTFGHALEAATNYDSKRLVHGEGVAIGMVLAHQFSARLNLASPDDAARVEAHLKAVGLPTTMKDIPGELPPVETLMAAIAQDKKVKGGKLTFILTHGIGQSFVADDVASSEVQSFLSEKHPG, encoded by the coding sequence ATGACGCCTTCCGAAATCCACGCCGATGAACGTCTTGTCCATGTGCCGCTCGGCGAGCGCGCCTATGACATTCTGATCGGGCCGGGACTGATCGGCAGGGCGGGCGGCGAAATCTCGGCGCGGCTGAAGGGCAGACGCGCGGCGATCATCACCGACGAGCATGTCGCGCCGCTTTACCTCGAAGGCCTGATGGACGGTTTGCAGACGGATGGCATTGAGGCCGTTTCTCTGACGCTGCCGGCCGGAGAGAAGACCAAGAGCTTCGAGCATCTCGTCACCGTCTGCGATGCGGTTCTCTCCGCACGGGTGGAGCGCAACGATGCGGTGATCGCACTCGGCGGTGGCGTCATCGGCGATCTCGCCGGTTTCGCCGCAGGCATCGTGCGCCGCGGCGTGCGCTTCGTGCAGATACCGACCTCGCTTCTGTCCCAGGTCGACTCCTCCGTCGGCGGCAAGACCGGCATCAACACCCGCCACGGCAAGAACCTTGTCGGCGTTTTCCATCAGCCTGATCTGGTGTTGGCGGATACGGCGGTGCTCGATACGCTGAGCCCGCGGGAATTCCGCGCCGGTTATGCTGAAGTGGTCAAATACGGTTTGATCGACAAGCCGGATTTCTTCTTCTGGCTGGAAAAGAACTGGGATGACATCCGCACTGGCGGCCCGGCCCGCATCGAGGCGATCGCCACGAGCTGCCAGGCCAAGGCCGATGTGGTGGTGGCCGACGAGAAGGAAAACGGCGTGCGCGCCCTTCTGAACCTCGGCCACACCTTCGGTCACGCGCTGGAGGCGGCGACGAATTACGACAGCAAGCGGCTGGTGCACGGCGAAGGTGTCGCCATCGGCATGGTGCTGGCGCACCAGTTCTCCGCCCGCCTCAACCTCGCCAGCCCCGATGATGCCGCGCGTGTCGAGGCGCATCTGAAGGCCGTCGGTCTGCCGACCACGATGAAGGATATTCCCGGCGAATTGCCGCCGGTCGAAACCTTGATGGCGGCGATTGCGCAGGACAAGAAGGTCAAGGGTGGCAAGCTCACCTTCATCCTTACCCACGGCATCGGCCAGTCCTTCGTGGCCGACGATGTGGCGTCGTCGGAGGTGCAGTCCTTCCTGTCGGAGAAGCATCCTGGCTAA
- a CDS encoding shikimate kinase: MNETNLSVPATLGEQARAKLGRRNIVFVGLMGAGKSAVGRMVAQQLKVPFIDTDVEIERVSRMTISELFATYGEEEFRALETRVIKRLMRGGPKVVSTGGGAFINDTTRGHIRRGGISLWLKADLEVLWERVNKRDHRPLLKTENPKATLAALMEKRYPIYAEADVTIESRDVRKEIIATEVLTALAGLKQKD; the protein is encoded by the coding sequence ATGAATGAAACGAATTTATCCGTCCCGGCCACACTCGGGGAGCAAGCACGGGCAAAGCTCGGACGGCGCAACATCGTCTTCGTGGGGCTGATGGGGGCTGGAAAGTCGGCGGTGGGCCGCATGGTCGCCCAGCAGCTCAAGGTGCCTTTCATTGATACGGATGTCGAAATCGAGCGCGTATCGCGCATGACGATATCGGAGCTTTTCGCCACCTATGGCGAGGAGGAATTCCGGGCGCTGGAAACGCGGGTCATCAAGCGGTTGATGCGCGGCGGTCCCAAGGTCGTCTCCACGGGCGGCGGCGCATTTATCAACGACACTACCCGAGGCCATATCAGGCGCGGCGGCATTTCGCTGTGGCTGAAGGCCGATCTCGAGGTTCTGTGGGAGAGGGTCAACAAGCGCGACCACCGCCCGCTTCTCAAGACTGAAAACCCCAAGGCAACGCTCGCTGCCCTGATGGAGAAACGTTATCCGATCTATGCGGAGGCGGACGTCACCATCGAATCCCGTGATGTCCGCAAGGAGATCATCGCGACCGAAGTGCTGACGGCTTTAGCCGGCCTTAAACAGAAAGACTGA